In Penaeus chinensis breed Huanghai No. 1 chromosome 11, ASM1920278v2, whole genome shotgun sequence, a genomic segment contains:
- the LOC125030607 gene encoding proline-rich protein 36-like isoform X4, with protein MKLLRAVVMAALAAAGATMSVSEKGGEASNAWEPELLQETEDAGATTTTTEKTTLECVVEGRRYGVGARVETASGPCEACFCVGGEVRCVTTTCAPPLDGCTPVMEPGRCCPVKYDCDGDTSKNQLLQLLKAKAMGSDRRPEEWHTNMARRSTSGDGVIVDTSDPQLLAFLVDGDGEQDFASVTEAAPDYVTEPEEPLPSEESEGKLPPSRKLRPIKRPLSRFMSRPSPEEISKRRAQSRFRVDRPPTRISRPSNPNASRPLRPTRPSRRGSQSLIYRFRQRTRPGNEQDRNATENSNTSAPISTSRAPFPAAVTSPVPPITAAPAADGDADEEGVTSVQDLEALLSSTSTTASPPTTPAESTSKPSTTLAMPSTTTLAPEVAAASTPAASKGTQVETGPEVSGVSGVGEVFWIKDVRGGTSAAPPRPLPDISTREPVKVGTGMNVKGSLKNAVKFGPIYILDNRVRTDRQHRAENATETETTLEVEELTVTDIPEEETTILIKETTLSTKDTVVENENEGPREETTPNTDKIVDGDGLASEITTSLPVPSPQETTIKSVSEETPSTTTVPSEPTAEEGASSSTVATTQDEASVTDEFSTYADIEYIDPDTDFPSYDITVGTSVLASPPSGPEPVGVGEVIPVELEPQHKAPADSFDLEPEHKSPEELEPEHKDTEESEPSTESPQASFIGTLLNYFTRPERPERPRPIRPPRPPFSSRPGPDIRPRPGLGGRPLRPGLDGRPRPEFRPRPGLNSRPRPGLDFRPRPGIDTVPPPELEPARPSDVEDSPTPETEDGTLPALEDRPVLDAETLPDEEAGAQSDAEELADPKLDVRPELEERPRPNLGSRPRPGLVNRPRPGGNFIPPRFRFTPATTAEEEPATDPSITIPTSPESQPSTTSAPHFTLPSILPKPIHSPPALVPIRPDFIPTRTEDAPVRPIGPFTRPAIQAGGSVDLPSEPVMEGGFQGIRDEGEGINPAFDYIEYDSDGEPTLPPSLPNLKIIPFVAADALTNQDASFSGEDFRSTPRPFVAASAGEGASDDGQPETTEEAATSTTTRRPLIRPADRRPPVLPPRRQFRPSPGDSTTRRPFLPFRRPSNNTTRKPFGRPSFTSTPEPEDSEDAEDSESRLTLANRDRPFARPAFIPPRRPSTSATTTEATEAPTDPPTTRPTAAPFSIPELLPILLTTRPQPIEIATTPTTTSRPIQSDDIANLLLQDAFEFPEGQSSPPVRFTPARPTPKPIVPVKLPEIPSAVRDQFPLAIDPAVASGLLKLSACNILGRMYKVGEKISELSATCKECQCTPVGVQCLPVC; from the exons AGGATGCTGGCGCGACGACGACCACCACCGAAAAGACAACTCTGG AGTGCGTGGTGGAGGGCCGCAGGTACGGCGTAGGGGCGCGAGTGGAAACCGCCAGCGGGCCCTGCGAGGCCTGCTTCTGCGTGGGCGGCGAAGTGCGCTGCGTCACGACGACCTGCGCGCCGCCATTGGACGGCTGCACGCCCGTCATGGAGCCCGGCCGCTGCTGCCCCGTCAAGTACGACTGCG ATGGTGACACAAGCAAAAATCAACTTCTGCAGCTGCTCAAG GCGAAGGCGATGGGCAGCGACCGGAGGCCCGAGGAGTGGCACACCAACATGGCCCGCAGGAGTACCTCTGGAGACGGCGTCATCGTGGACACCAGTGATCCCCAG TTGTTAGCCTTCCTGGTAGATGGTGATGGAGAGCAAGATTTTGCCAGTGTAACCGAGGCAGCCCCTGATTATGTAACGGAACCCGAGGAGCCTCTTCCGTCCGAGGAGTCTGAGGGCAAGTTGCCTCCTAGTAGAAAGTTACGCCCCATAAAGCGCCCTCTGTCGAGGTTTATGTCACGCCCGTCGCCCGAGGAGATCTCCAAGCGCCGGGCTCAGTCTCGGTTCCGAGTGGATCGCCCGCCCACCCGGATCTCCCGCCCTTCGAACCCCAATGCTTCCCGCCCCCTACGCCCTACCCGGCCCTCCCGCCGCGGCAGCCAGAGCCTCATCTACCGCTTCCGCCAGCGCACCAGGCCAGGCAACGAGCAAGACCGCAACGCCACAGAAAACAGCAATACCTCAGCTCCCATATCTACCTCACGTGCCCCCTTCCCGGCTGCTGTTACCTCGCCCGTCCCTCCCATCACGGCCGCCCCCGCAGCTGACGGCGATGCGGACGAGGAAGGTGTTACTTCTGTCCAAGACTTAGAGGCTTTACTCAGTTCTACCTCCACCACAGCGAGCCCCCCAACCACCCCTGCTGAGTCCACTTCCAAGCCCTCCACTACTCTTGCCAtgccctccaccacaaccctggCCCCCGAGGTCGCCGCCGCTTCGACCCCAGCCGCCTCTAAGGGGACCCAAGTCGAAACTGGACCGGAG GTGTCTGGAGTCAGTGGCGTCGGCGAAGTCTTCTGGATAAAGGATGTACGAGGAGGAACTTCTGCTGCCCCACCAAGACCCCTTCCTGACATCAGTACGAGAGAGCCTGTGAAGGTTGGTACAGGCATGAATGTCAAAGGAAGCCTTAAGAATGCTGTTAAGTTTGGACCTATCTACATTCTGGATAACAGGGTACGAACCGACCGCCAGCACAGGGCTGAAAAtgccacagaaacagaaacaactcTTGAGGTGGAAGAACTGACTGTAACAGACATTCCTGAGGAGGAGACGACCATCCTGATCAAGGAAACGACGCTGTCTACTAAGGACACTGTtgtggaaaatgaaaatgagggacCTCGGGAAGAAACCACTCCAAATACAGATAAAATTGTTGATGGTGACGGATTGGCGAGCGAAATAACCACTTCACTGCCTGTCCCTTCACCCCAAGAAACGACTATCAAATCGGTGAGTGAAGAGACACCTTCCACAACCACAGTTCCATCTGAACCCACAGCTGAAGAGGGAGCTTCATCCTCAACGGTTGCAACCACACAAGATGAAGCCTCCGTCACCGATGAATTTAGTACCTACGCAGACATTGAATACATTGATCCAGATACAGACTTCCCTTCATATGATATAACAGTAGGAACCTCTGTACTAGCTTCCCCTCCTTCTGGGCCTGAGCCCGTAGGAGTGGGCGAAGTGATTCCAGTGGAATTAGAGCCGCAGCACAAGGCGCCTGCAGACTCATTCGACCTGGAACCCGAACACAAATCACCAGAGGAGTTAGAACCAGAGCACAAAGACACAGAAGAAAGCGAGCCTTCCACCGAATCCCCGCAAGCTTCCTTTATAGGAACACTTTTGAACTACTTTACGCGGCCCGAACGACCTGAGCGGCCAAGACCAATCAGACCACCACGACCACCTTTCAGCTCTCGTCCAGGACCAGACATCAGGCCGCGTCCTGGCCTAGGAGGCAGACCACTGCGACCAGGACTAGATGGCAGACCACGACCAGAATTTAGACCACGTCCTGGACTAAACAGCAGACCACGGCCAGGCCTAGACTTCAGACCACGCCCAGGAATAGACACTGTACCTCCTCCTGAACTGGAACCCGCACGACCCTCCGACGTCGAAGACAGCCCAACTCCAGAGACAGAAGATGGAACACTTCCAGCACTGGAAGACAGGCCAGTTCTAGATGCAGAGACCCTGCCAGATGAAGAAGCTGGTGCCCAGTCAGATGCGGAAGAACTGGCAGATCCTAAATTAGACGTACGCCCAGAGCTGGAAGAAAGGCCACGTCCAAACCTGGGAAGCAGACCTCGTCCTGGCTTAGTAAACAGACCCCGCCCGGGAGGAAATTTCATTCCACCCAGATTCCGCTTCACTCCAGCAACAACGGCAGAGGAGGAGCCTGCCACAGACCCTTCCATCACCATACCAACTTCCCCAGAGTCTCAACCCTCAACTACCAGTGCCCCTCACTTCACGCTCCCGTCTATCCTACCGAAGCCCATCCACAGCCCGCCCGCCCTCGTGCCCATCCGCCCTGACTTCATCCCGACCCGGACGGAGGACGCTCCCGTGCGTCCCATTGGCCCATTCACTCGGCCAGCCATCCAGGCGGGAGGGTCGGTCGACCTGCCGTCCGAGCCAGTCATGGAAGGAGGTTTCCAGGGAATTAGGGACGAAGGCGAAGGCATCAACCCTGCGTTTGACTACATCGAGTATGACTCGGACGGAGAACCGACGCTGCCCCCATCACTGCCAAACCTGAA GATTATTCCGTTTGTGGCAGCTGATGCTCTCACCAATCAAGATGCTAGCTTCAGCGGAGAGGACTTCCGCTCAACGCCTCGCCCCTTCGTCGCAGCGTCTGCCG GCGAGGGCGCGAGCGACGACGGCCAGCCCGAGACGACCGAGGAGGCCGCTACGAGCACCACGACGCGCCGCCCGCTCATCCGCCCCGCCGACCGCCGGCCGCCCGTCCTGCCGCCCCGCAGGCAGTTCCGCCCATCCCCAGGCGACTCGACGACGCGCcgccccttcctacccttccggCGCCCTAGCAACAACACAACGCGCAAGCCTTTCGGCCGCCCTTCCTTCACGTCCACCCCGGAGCCCGAGGACTCCGAAGACGCCGAGGACTCGGAGTCGCGTCTGACCCTCGCCAACCGAGATCGCCCGTTTGCTCGTCCAGCATTCATTCCCCCACGCCGCCCCTCCACCTCGGCGACCACGACAGAAGCCACCGAAGCGCCGACGGACCCCCCCACCACTCGACccacagctgctcccttttccATCCCAGAACTGCTGCCGATCCTGCTAACGACTCGGCCGCAGCCAATCGAAATCGCTACGACTCCCACGACTACTTCTCGGCCGATCCAATCTGACGATATtgccaacctcctcctccaagaTGCCTTCGAGTTTCCCGAGGGCCAAAGCTCGCCCCCGGTGAGATTCACACCCGCACGACCCACCCCCAAGCCCATCGTGCCGGTGAAGCTGCCCGAAATCCCGTCGGCCGTGCGGGACCAGTTCCCTCTGGCCATCGACCCTGCTGTCGCATCCG GTCTTCTGAAGCTCTCCGCATGCAACATCTTAGGCAGAATGTACAAAGTTGGAGAAAAGATTTCAGAACTCTCCGCCACGTGCAAGGAATGCCAGTGTACTCCAGTGGGCGTGCAGTGCCTCCCCGTGTGCTAG